In the genome of Pseudomonadota bacterium, one region contains:
- the cobT gene encoding nicotinate-nucleotide--dimethylbenzimidazole phosphoribosyltransferase translates to MIKLTIEPIKTALFESAQTRLDSLTKPIGSLGRLEEFARKLVGISGLEIPSPFSKKAIFTFAGDHGVTEEGISLYPKEVTEQMVYNFLRGGAGINILARHAGADVVVVDIGVDCDFTGQSDLLIKKVVRGTRNMRKGPAMTREEAERCIDTGISLAMEYADKGYGMFGTGDMGIGNTTPSSAIAAVITGKPVSGVTGRGTGISDEALKHKVKVIEDSIALNKPDPQDPVDVLSKVGGAEIGGIAGLILGAASRRIPVVVDGFISTAGALIAYAIEPAAANYMFAAHNSIEIGHKIILDAMGLRPILDLDLRLGEGTGAALAMFIIEGGLKIYREMATFDEAGVSKELP, encoded by the coding sequence TCTGCACAGACAAGACTCGACAGTCTTACAAAACCGATAGGCAGCCTTGGCAGACTTGAAGAATTTGCCAGAAAGCTTGTCGGCATATCAGGTTTGGAAATTCCCTCTCCTTTTTCAAAAAAGGCTATCTTCACCTTTGCCGGAGACCATGGGGTTACAGAGGAAGGTATATCTCTTTATCCGAAAGAAGTGACGGAACAGATGGTATATAACTTCCTCAGGGGCGGGGCAGGTATAAATATACTGGCAAGACATGCAGGAGCGGATGTTGTTGTTGTAGACATAGGCGTAGACTGTGATTTTACCGGACAGTCAGACCTCCTCATAAAAAAAGTCGTCAGAGGGACAAGGAATATGCGAAAAGGACCTGCCATGACCCGTGAAGAGGCAGAACGATGTATCGACACAGGTATTTCGCTCGCTATGGAATATGCTGACAAAGGCTATGGCATGTTCGGGACAGGGGATATGGGTATTGGCAATACCACTCCATCCAGCGCCATTGCAGCAGTCATTACAGGAAAACCCGTTTCCGGAGTAACCGGCAGAGGTACCGGTATATCCGATGAAGCCTTAAAACACAAGGTCAAGGTTATCGAAGATTCAATAGCCTTAAATAAACCGGACCCACAAGACCCGGTTGATGTGCTCTCCAAGGTGGGCGGCGCAGAGATAGGGGGAATTGCAGGGCTCATTCTCGGGGCTGCATCCCGGAGGATACCGGTGGTGGTAGACGGCTTCATTTCTACTGCCGGGGCACTTATAGCCTATGCTATAGAACCGGCTGCAGCAAATTATATGTTTGCAGCCCACAACTCAATAGAAATAGGTCATAAAATTATTCTTGATGCAATGGGCTTGCGGCCCATACTTGATCTGGACTTAAGACTCGGGGAAGGCACAGGGGCTGCCCTGGCAATGTTTATCATTGAAGGAGGTCTCAAAATATATCGTGAAATGGCTACATTTGATGAAGCAGGAGTTTCAAAGGAACTGCCGTGA
- a CDS encoding adenosylcobinamide-GDP ribazoletransferase: protein MKLRNIALAFQFLTIIPIKTTGEVSEKDIADSSIFFPVVGAFQGFILVALSFFLLKVFSPEITTALVLVAYLLTNGGFHQDGLSDTFDAISVKSTGNRAQDIQKRLAVMKDSTTGPIGVIAIVFSLLLKYLLIKAILQIEGNACFILFLMPIYSKWAMVSVMYRSRSARSDGIGRIFLERVGFKHALLSTLLIFFTGLTAFYACGYGTSSLAQLGEYRFILFLFCEIAVIFLFCLFLRHIFTNKFGGLTGDNFGAIHEISEIVFLLVALIWR, encoded by the coding sequence GTGAAATTACGAAATATTGCCCTCGCCTTTCAGTTTCTTACCATCATACCGATAAAAACAACCGGTGAGGTCTCGGAAAAAGATATAGCTGACTCTTCGATCTTTTTTCCTGTTGTTGGGGCTTTTCAGGGGTTTATACTTGTTGCCTTATCTTTTTTTCTGTTGAAGGTCTTTTCTCCTGAGATAACCACTGCCCTTGTCCTTGTTGCATATCTTCTTACAAACGGAGGCTTTCACCAGGACGGCCTCTCCGACACATTTGACGCCATTTCTGTAAAATCCACAGGAAACAGGGCGCAGGATATACAAAAGAGACTGGCTGTAATGAAAGACAGCACAACAGGACCCATAGGAGTAATTGCTATTGTCTTTTCATTGCTCCTCAAATATCTTTTAATTAAGGCGATTCTGCAAATAGAGGGAAATGCCTGTTTTATCCTTTTTTTAATGCCTATTTATTCAAAATGGGCTATGGTATCAGTTATGTATCGTTCAAGGAGCGCACGTTCAGACGGCATCGGCAGGATTTTTCTTGAACGGGTCGGTTTCAAACACGCCCTCCTCTCAACTCTCCTTATTTTTTTTACGGGTTTAACAGCATTCTATGCCTGTGGATATGGCACGTCCTCCCTTGCTCAATTGGGAGAGTACAGATTTATCCTTTTCCTTTTCTGCGAAATAGCCGTTATTTTTCTTTTTTGTCTTTTTTTAAGACATATTTTCACAAATAAATTCGGCGGTCTCACAGGGGATAATTTTGGCGCTATCCACGAAATATCAGAAATTGTATTTCTGCTCGTTGCACTGATATGGAGATAA